One segment of Chlorocebus sabaeus isolate Y175 chromosome 24, mChlSab1.0.hap1, whole genome shotgun sequence DNA contains the following:
- the LOC119619047 gene encoding disintegrin and metalloproteinase domain-containing protein 21, whose protein sequence is MAVDGTLVYIRVALLLLWLGVFLSISGYCQAGPSQHFTSPEVVIPLKVISRGRSAKAPGWLSYSLWFGGQRHIVHMRVKKLLVSRHLPVFTYTDEHALLEDQPFIPDDCYYHGYVEGVPESLAVFSACFGGFRGVLQINGLTYEIEPIRHSPTFEHLVYKINSNETQFSAMRCGLTEKEVARQQLAFEEAENSALEPKSAGDWWTHAWFLELVVVVNHDFFIYSQSNISKVQEDVFLVVNIVDSMYKQLGSYVILTGIEIWNQGNVFPMTSIEQVLNDFSQWKQISLSQIQHDAAHMFIKNSLIRILGLAYIAGICHPPIDCGVDNFQGDTWSLFANTVAHELGHILGMQHDEEFCFCGERGCIMNTFRVPAEKFTNCSYADFMKTTLSQGSCLHNPPRLGEIFMLKRCGNGVVEREEQCDCGSIQQCEQDACCLLNCTLRPGAACAFGLCCKDCKFMPSGELCRQEVNECDLPEWCNGTSHQCPEDRYVQDGFPCSDSAYCYQKRCNNHDQHCREIFGKDAKSASQNCYKEINSQGNRFGHCGINGTTYLKCHISDVFCGRVQCENVRDIPLLQDHFTLQHTRINGVTCWGIDYHLRMNIPDIGDVKDGTVCGPGKICIHKKCVSLSVLSHVCLPETCNMKGICNNQHHCHCGYGWSPPYCLHRGYGGSVDSGPASAKKRGFLLLIVIPSLSVLIFLFTVGLLMYLQQCSGPKETKAHSSG, encoded by the coding sequence ATGGCAGTGGATGGGACCCTAGTGTACATCAGGGTCGCTCTTCTGCTGCTCTGGCTTGGGGTGTTTTTGTCCATTTCTGGCTACTGTCAGGCTGGGCCCTCCCAGCATTTCACTTCCCCAGAAGTGGTGATCCCCTTGAAGGTGATCAGCAGGGGCAGAAGTGCAAAGGCTCCTGGATGGCTCTCCTATAGTCTGTGGTTTGGGGGCCAGAGACACATTGTTCATATGAGGGTCAAGAAGCTCTTGGTTTCTAGACACCTCCCAGTGTTCACCTACACAGATGAGCATGCCCTCCTGGAGGATCAGCCCTTCATCCCAGATGACTGTTACTATCATGGTTACGTGGAGGGGGTCCCTGAGTCTCTGGCTGTGTTCAGTGCTTGTTTTGGGGGCTTTCGAGGGGTATTACAAATAAATGGCCTCACTTATGAAATTGAACCCATCAGGCACTCTCCCACATTTGAACACCTGGTTTATAAGATAAACAGTAACGAGACACAATTCTCAGCTATGAGATGTGGCTTAACAGAGAAGGAAGTAGCACGCCAACAGTTGGCATTTGAAGAGGCTGAGAACTCAGCTCTGGAACCAAAATCTGCTGGTGACTGGTGGACCCATGCATGGTTTCTGGAGCTAGTTGTTGTGGTGAACCATGATTTCTTCATTTACTCTCAAAGCAACATCTCAAAGGTACAAGAGGATGTATTTCTTGTTGTCAACATAGTGGATTCCATGTATAAGCAGTTAGGTAGTTATGTAATTTTGACTGGAATTGAAATTTGGAATCAAGGAAATGTTTTCCCAATGACAAGCATAGAACAGGTCCTGAACGATTTCTCTCAATGGAAACAAATCAGTCTTTCCCAAATACAGCATGATGCTGCACATATGTTCATAAAAAATTCACTTATACGTATACTTGGTCTAGCCTACATTGCAGGAATATGTCATCCACCTATTGATTGTGGAGTTGATAATTTTCAAGGAGATACCTGGTCTCTTTTTGCCAACACTGTGGCCCATGAGTTAGGTCATATTTTGGGTATGCAGCATGATGAAGAATTCTGTTTTTGTGGGGAAAGAGGTTGCATCATGAATACTTTTAGAGTGCCAGCAGAGAAATTCACCAATTGCAGTTATGCTGATTTTATGAAGACCACTTTAAGCCAGGGATCATGTCTGCATAATCCTCCAAGATTGGGGGAAATCTTTATGCTAAAGCGCTGTGGGAATGGTGTGGTTGAAAGAGAAGAGCAGTGTGACTGTGGATCCATACAGCAGTGTGAACAAGATGCCTGTTGTCTGTTGAACTGTACTTTAAGGCCTGgggctgcctgtgcttttgggctTTGTTGCAAAGACTGCAAGTTCATGCCATCAGGGGAACTCTGTAGACAAGAGGTCAATGAATGTGACCTCCCAGAATGGTGCAATGGAACATCCCATCAGTGTCCAGAAGATAGATATGTGCAGGACGGGTTCCCCTGTAGTGACAGTGCCTACTGCTATCAAAAGAGATGTAATAACCATGACCAGCATTGCAGGGAGATTTTTGGTAAAGATGCAAAAAGTGCATCTCagaattgctataaagaaatcaaCTCGCAGGGAAACCGTTTTGGTCACTGTGGTATAAATGGCACAACATACCTAAAATGTCATATCTCTGATGTCTTTTGTGGGAGAGTTCAATGTGAGAATGTGAGAGACATTCCTCTTCTCCAAGATCATTTTACTTTGCAGCACACTCGTATCAATGGCGTCACCTGCTGGGGTATTGACTATCATTTAAGGATGAACATACCTGACATTGGTGACGTGAAAGATGGTACTGTGTGTGGCCCAGGAAAGATCTGCATCCACAAGAAGTGTGTCAGTCTGTCTGTCTTGTCACACGTCTGCCTTCCTGAGACCTGCAATATGAAGGGGATCTGCAATAACCAACATCACTGCCACTGTGGCTATGGGTGGTCCCCTCCCTACTGCCTGCACAGAGGCTATGGGGGTAGTGTTGACAGTGGCCCAGCATCTGCAAAGAAAAGAGGATTTTTGCTACTGATTGTGAttccttctttgtctgttttgattttCCTGTTTACTGTTGGGCTTCTTATGTATCTACAACAATGTTCTGGTCCCAAAGAAACTAAGGCTCATTCATCAGGTTAA